The Balaenoptera acutorostrata chromosome 10, mBalAcu1.1, whole genome shotgun sequence genome has a window encoding:
- the RGL2 gene encoding ral guanine nucleotide dissociation stimulator-like 2: MLPRPLRLFWDTSPPGGVVLSSFRSRDPEEGGGPGGRGVGGGQEEEEEEEEEEDDEAPVSVWDEEEDGATFTVTSRQYRPVDPSAPRPPPRSSRRLRAGTLEALVRHLLDARTSGTDVTFTAAFLATHRAFTSTPALLGLMADRLEALESHPTDELERTKGVAISVLSTWLASHPEDFGSEVKGQIDRLESFLLRTGYAAGEGVGGGGADLIRNLRSRVDPQTPELPKPLALPGDPPADPTDVLVFLADHLAEQLTLLDAELFLNLVPSQCLGGLWGHRDRPGHSHLCPSVRATVIQFNKVAGAVVSSVLGATSTGEGPGEVTIRPLRPPQRARLLEKWIRVAEECRLLRNFSSVYAVVSALQSSPIHRLRAAWGEAARDSLRVFSSLCQIFSEEDNYSQSRELLLQEVKLQPSLEPNSKKSPRSGSRGGGVVPYLGTFLKDLVMLDAASKDELENGYINFDKRRKEFAVLSELRQLQNKCCGYDLQPDPDIQRWLQGLRPLTEAQSHQVSCEVEPSSTSDPPAPRVLRPTLVISQWTEVLGSVGGPTPLVSWDWPSVGAEEVPGTPAPLLTRLAQHMKWPSVSSLDSALESTPALQSPADPSHLSPPASSPRPSRGHRRSASCGSPLSGGAEGASRGAGYGGGGPGPGSSDCRIIRVQMELGEDGSVYKSILVTSQDKAPSVISRVLKKNNRDSAVASEYELVQLLPGERELTIPPSANVFYAMDGASLDFLLRQRRRPSTATLGRASGPSASGTPPSEGGGGSFPRIKATGRKIARALF; this comes from the exons ATGCTCCCGCGGCCCCTGCGGCTGTTTTGGGACACGAGCCCCCCCGGGGGAGTCGTGCTGAGCAGCTTCCGGAGTCGAGACCCCGAAGAGGGTGGGGGCCCAGGTGGCCGGGGCGTGGgcggggggcaggaggaggaggaggaggaggaggaggaggaagacgaCGAG GCCCCTGTGTCTGTCTGGGACGAGGAGGAGGATGGTGCCACCTTTACTGTCACAAGTCGCCAGTATCGGCCTGTTGATCCCTCG GCCCCGAGGCCTCCCCCGCGTTCCTCCCGGAGGCTCCGAGCTGGCACTCTGGAGGCCCTGGTCAGACACCTGCTGGACGCCCGGACATCAGGGACTGACGTGACCTTCACGGCAGCCTTCCTGGCTACTCACCGGGCCTTCACCTCCACGCCTGCCCTGCTAGGGCTTATGGCTGACAG GCTGGAAGCCCTTGAATCTCATCCTACAGATGAGCTAGAGAGGACAAAAGG GGTAGCCATCTCTGTATTGTCAACCTGGCTGGCCTCTCACCCTGAGGATTTTGGCTCTGAGGTCAAGGGTCAGATTGACCGGCTTGAGAGCTTCTTGCTTCGGACAGGGTATGCAGCAGGGGAGGGTGTTGGGGGGGGCGGCGCTGACCTCATCCGCAACCTCCGGTCCCGGGTGGACCCCCAGACCCCCGAACTTCCTAAGCCCCTGGCCCTCCCCGGCGATCCCCCTGCTGACCCCACGGATGTCCTGGTGTTCCTCGCTGACCACTTGGCCGAACAGCTGACCCTGCTAGATGCG GAGCTATTTCTCAATCTGGTACCCTCTCAGTGCCTGGGGGGCCTGTGGGGTCACAGAGACCGGCCAGGACATTCCCACCTCTGCCCATCTGTCCGGGCTACTGTCATACAGTTCAACAAGGTGGCAGGGGCAGTGGTCAGCTCTGTCCTGGGGGCTACCTCAACCGGAGAGGGGCCTGGGGAGGTGACCATACGGCCACTCCGTCCCCCACAGAGGGCCCGGCTGCTGGAGAAGTGGATCCGTGTGGCAGAG GAGTGCCGTCTGCTCCGAAACTTCTCTTCAGTGTATGCTGTGGTGTCGGCCCTGCAATCCAGCCCCATCCACAGGCTTCGGGCAGCCTGGGGGGAAGCAGCCAG GGACAGCCTCAGAGTCTTTTCCAGCCTCTGCCAGATTTTCTCCGAGGAGGATAATTATTCCCAGAGCCGGGAGCTCCTCCTGCAG GAGGTGAAGCTGCAGCCTTCTCTGGAGCCAAATTCCAAGAAGTCCCCGAGGTCTGGCTCCCGGGGTGGG GGTGTGGTCCCATACCTTGGCACCTTCTTGAAGGACCTCGTGATGCTGGACGCAGCCTCCAAGGATGAGCTGGAG AACGGATACATCAATTTTGACAAGcggaggaag GAGTTTGCTGTCCTTTCTGAGCTGAGGCAGCTCCAGAACAAATGTTGTGGCTATGACCTCCAACCTGACCCTGATATCCAGCGGTGGCTACAGGGGCTCCGGCCACTGACAGAGGCCCAGAG CCATCAAGTGTCCTGTGAGGTGGAGCCATCCAGTACCAGTGACCCTCCTGCCCCGCGGGTGCTTCGGCCAACGCTGGTCATCTCGCAGTGGACAGA GGTGCTGGGTTCTGTTGGAGGTCCCACACCCCTTGTCTCCTGGGACTGGCCCAGTGTGGGGGCAGAGGAGGTGCCTGGAACCCCCGCTCCACTGCTGACCCGGCTGGCCCAG CACATGAAGTGGCCGTCTGTCTCATCTCTGGACTCCGCCCTGGAAAGCACTCCAGCCCTGCAGAGTCCCGCTGACCCCAGCCACCTCTCTCCCCCCGCTTCCTCCCCGAGGCCTTCTCGAGGTCACCGCCGCTCAGCCTCCTGTGGCTCCCCGCTCAGTGGGGGTGCAGAAGGGGCCTCCAGGGGGGctggatatgggggaggggggccTGGGCCAGGGTCCTCTGATTGCCGCATCATCCGAGTCCAGATGGAGCTGGGGGAAGACGGCAGTGTCTACAAGAGCATCTTG GTGACAAGCCAGGACAAGGCTCCAAGTGTCATCAGTCGTGTCCTTAAGAAAAACAATCGTGATTCTGCGGTGGCTTCAGAGTATGAGCTAGTGCAGCTGCTCCCAGGGGAGCGAG AGCTGACCATCCCCCCCTCGGCTAACGTCTTCTACGCTATGGATGGAGCTTCACTCGATTTCCTCCTGCGGCAGCGGCGACGGCCCTCCACTGCTACACTGGGCCGCGCCAGTGGCCCTTCTGCCTCGGGAACTCCCCcaagtgagggaggagggggttcTTTTCCCAGGATCAAGGCCACGGGGAGGAAGATTGCCCGAGCACTGTTCTGA
- the B3GALT4 gene encoding beta-1,3-galactosyltransferase 4 yields MRLSLFRRLLLAALLLVIVWTLFGPSGIGEELLSLSLASLLPGPASPGPPLTLPRLLIPNEEACGGPGPPPFLLILVCTAPENLNQRNAIRASWGRLREARGLRVQTVFLLGEPRWGSRGNDLARESAAQGDIMQAAFQDSYRNLTLKTLSGLNWADKHCPVARYILKTDDDVFVNVPELVSELVRRGGRWEQWERGMGPLRKAKVGDEKWEGGPTLASQPMPLLYLGRVHWRVHPSRTPGGKHQISEEQWPPTWGPFPPYASGTGYVLSASAVQLILKVASRAPPLPLEDVFVGLSARRGGLAPTHCVKLAGATHYPLDRCCYGKFLLTSHKLDPWEMQEAWKLVGGSDGERTVPFCSWLQGVLGILRCRVIAWLHS; encoded by the coding sequence ATGCGCCTCAGCCTCTTCCGGCGCCTCCTCCTGGCAGCCCTGCTGCTCGTGATTGTCTGGACGCTCTTTGGGCCCTCGGGCATCGGGGAGGAGCTCCTGAGCCTCTCGCTAGCCTCCCTGCTCCCAGGCCCGGCCTCGCCGGGGCCGCCCCTGACCCTGCCCCGCCTCCTGATCCCCAACGAGGAGGCGTGCGGCGGTCCCGGCCCCCCGCCCTTCCTGCTAATCCTGGTTTGCACGGCCCCGGAGAACCTGAACCAGAGAAACGCCATTCGGGCCTCGTGGGGCCGGCTGCGCGAGGCCCGAGGGCTCAGGGTGCAGACTGTCTTTCTGCTGGGAGAGCCCAGGTGGGGCTCGCGCGGGAACGACCTGGCGCGGGAGTCAGCGGCCCAGGGGGACATAATGCAGGCGGCCTTCCAGGATTCCTACCGCAACCTCACTCTCAAGACCCTCAGCGGGCTGAACTGGGCCGACAAACACTGCCCTGTGGCCCGCTACATCCTCAAGACCGACGATGATGTGTTCGTCAATGTCCCCGAACTGGTATCAGAGCTGGTCCGGCGAGGAGGCCGCTGGGAGCAATGGGAAAGGGGCATGGGGCCCCTGAGAAAGGCGAAAGTTGGAGATGAAAAGTGGGAAGGAGGCCCCACCTTGGCGAGCCAGCCCATGCCTCTCTTGTACCTGGGCCGTGTGCATTGGCGGGTGCACCCCTCTCGGACACCAGGGGGCAAGCACCAGATATCAGAGGAACAGTGGCCTCCCACCTGGGGCCCCTTTCCCCCCTACGCCTCAGGCACGGGCTATGTGCTATCGGCTTCTGCTGTGCAGCTCATACTGAAGGTAGCCAGCCGGGCACCCCCTCTGCCACTGGAGGATGTCTTTGTGGGGTTAAGTGCCCGACGAGGAGGCCTCGCCCCAACCCACTGTGTCAAGCTGGCTGGTGCCACCCACTACCCCCTGGATCGGTGCTGCTATGGGAAATTCCTGCTGACATCCCACAAGTTGGACCCCTGGGAGATGCAGGAAGCCTGGAAGCTGGTGGGTGGCTCTGACGGGGAAAGAACTGTACCCTTCTGCTCCTGGCTCCAGGGAGTCCTCGGCATCCTCCGATGCCGGGTAATAGCCTGGCTTCACAGCTGA
- the RPS18 gene encoding 40S ribosomal protein S18 isoform X2: protein MSLVIPEKFQHILRVLNTNIDGRRKIAFAITAIKGVGRRYAHVVLRKADIDLTKRAGELTEDEVERVITIMQNPRQYKIPDWFLNRQKDVKDGKYSQVLANGLDNKLREDLERLKKIRAHRGLRHFWGLRVRGQHTKTTGRRGRTVGVSKKK, encoded by the exons ATG TCTCTAGTAATCCCCGAGAAGTTCCAGCACATTTTGCGAGTACTCAACACCAACATCGATGGGCGGCGGAAAATTGCCTTCGCCATTACTGCAATTAAG GGTGTGGGGCGAAGATATGCTCATGTGGTGTTGAGGAAAGCAGACATCGACCTCACCAAGAGGGCAGGAGAGCTCACTGAGGATGAG GTGGAACGTGTGATCACCATTATGCAGAATCCACGCCAATACAAGATCCCAGACTGGTTCTTAAACAGACAGAAGGACGTGAAGGATGGAAAATACAGCCAG GTCCTGGCCAACGGTCTGGACAACAAGCTCCGTGAAGACCTGGAGCGACTGAAGAAGATTAGGGCCCACCGAGGGCTACGCCACTTCTGGGG ACTTCGTGTACGAGGCCAGCACACCAAGACCACAGGCCGCCGTGGCCGCACTGTGGGCGTgtccaagaagaaataa
- the WDR46 gene encoding WD repeat-containing protein 46, with translation METVPKPGSRVPPKKDKLQGKKKKPRRYWEEETTPTAAEASPGPPRKRKRNRELRPQKPKNTHSTKKSRISKKPQVPKKPRERRTPGPQRSLSGAQDPFAGPAPVPVEVVQKFCRLDKSKKLPRSETKIRSRLEAAEVQEEEISVKAARSELLLAEEPGFLEGEDGEDTAKICQADIVEAVDIASAAKHFDLNLRQFGPYRLNYSRTGRHLAFGGRRGHVASLDWVTKKLMCEINVMEAVRDIRFLHSEALLAVAQNRWLHIYDNQGIELHCIRRCDRITRLEFLPFHFLLATASETGFLTYLDVSVGKIVAALNARAGRLDVMTQNPYNAVIQLGHSNGTVSLWSPAMKEPLAKILCHRGGVRAVAVDSTGTHMATSGLDHQLKIFDLRGTFQPLSARTLPQGAGHLAFSQRGLLAAGTGDVVNIWAGQGKASPPSLEQPYLTHRLSGHVHGLQFCPFEDVLGVGHSGGITSMLVPGAAEPNFDGLESNPYRSRKQRQEWEVKALLEKVPAELICLDPRALAEVDVISLEQEKKERLERLGYDPDTKPPFQPKPKQKGRSSTASLVKRKRKVMDEEHRDKVRQSLEQQPQKQEKAKPVGARPSALDRFVR, from the exons ATGGAGACTGTCCCCAAGCCGGGCAGTCGTGTCCCGCCCAAGAAAGACAAACTTCAGGGCAAGAAGAAG AAACCGCGGCGATACTGGGAGGAGGAGACCACTCCGACCGCTGCCGAAGCTTCTCCAGGTCCCCCTCGTAAACGGAAGAGGAATCGAGAGCTCCGCCCCCAGAAGCCAAAGAACACTCACAGCACAAAGAAGTCTCGGATTTCCAAGAAGCCCCAGGTCCCGAAGAAACCACGGGAACGGAGGACTCCAGGGCCTCAGCGGAGCTTGTCTGGG GCCCAGGACCCATTTGCAGGCCCCGCCCCCGTCCCTGTGGAGGTGGTTCAGAAGTTCTGTCGCCTTGACAAATCCAAAAAG CTGCCACGTTCTGAGACCAAAATCCGGAGCCGACTTGAGGCGGCTGAAGTTCAAGAAGAGGAAATAAGTGTCAAAGCTGCTCGTTCTGAGCTGCTGCTTGCTGAGGAACCTGG GTTtctggaaggagaggatggggaggacACAGCAAAGATATGCCAGGCTGATATCGTGGAGGCTGTGGACATTGCAAGTGCAGCCAAA caTTTTGACTTGAACTTGAGGCAGTTTGGACCCTACAGGCTTAATTACTCTCGAACTGGGAG ACACCTGGCTTTCGGAGGGCGCCGGGGTCATGTGGCCTCCCTTGACTGGGTGACAAAGAAGCTCATGTGCGAGATCAATGTCATGGAGGCAGTGCGGGACATCCG GTTTCTGCATTCGGAGGCACTGCTTGCTGTCGCCCAGAACCGCTGGCTTCACATTTACGACAACCAGGGCATCGAGCTCCATTGCATCCGCCGCTGTGACCGCATCACACGGCTTGAGTTCCTGCCTTTCCACTTCCTCCTGGCCACAGCT tcAGAGACAGGGTTTCTGACCTACCTGGATGTGTCAGTGGGAAAGATTGTGGCAGCTCTGAATGCTCGGGCTGGTCGGCTCGACGTCATGACTCAGAACCCTTACAACGCCGTCATCCAACTGGGACACAGCAATG GGACTGTGTCTTTATGGAGCCCAGCCATGAAGGAGCCACTGGCAAAGATTCTCTGTCACCGTGGTGGGGTCCGGGCTGTGGCAGTAGATTCTACAGGCAC GCACATGGCCACCTCTGGCTTGGACCACCAGCTGAAGATCTTTGACTTGCGAGGGACGTTCCAGCCTCTGAGCGCTCGGACCCTGCCCCAGGGAGCGGGGCACCTGGCCTTCTCCCAGCGGGGACTGCTGGCTGCAGGAACGGGCGATGTGGTCAACATATGGGCAGGACAGGGCAAGGCCAGCCCGCCGTCCCTGGAGCAGCCCTACCTCACCCACCGGCTCTCGGGCCACGTGCATGGCCTTCAGTTCTGCCCCTTTGAAGATGTGCTGGGAGTGGGGCACAGCGGGGGCATCACCAGCATGCTGGTCCCTG ggGCTGCTGAGCCCAACTTCGACGGCCTGGAGAGTAACCCATACAGGAGCCGGAAGCAGCGCCAGGAGTGGGAGGTGAAGGCCCTACTGGAGAAG GTACCTGCAGAGCTCATTTGTCTGGACCCACGAGCCCTGGCAGAGGTTGATGTCATCTCTCTggagcaggaaaagaaggaacggCTAGAGAGGCTG GGCTATGATCCCGACACCAAGCCTCCCTTCCAGCCAAAGCCAAAGCAGAAGGGCCGCAGCTCCACAGCAAGTCtggtgaagaggaagaggaaggtcaTGGATGAGGAACACAGG GACAAAGTCCGACAGAGCCTGGAGCAGCAGCCGCAGAAGCAAGAGAAGGCCAAGCCCGTGGGGGCCCGGCCATCTGCCCTGGACAGATTTGTGCGCTGA
- the RPS18 gene encoding 40S ribosomal protein S18 isoform X1: MVRLESSLVIPEKFQHILRVLNTNIDGRRKIAFAITAIKGVGRRYAHVVLRKADIDLTKRAGELTEDEVERVITIMQNPRQYKIPDWFLNRQKDVKDGKYSQVLANGLDNKLREDLERLKKIRAHRGLRHFWGLRVRGQHTKTTGRRGRTVGVSKKK; this comes from the exons ATGGTGAGACTGGAGTCG TCTCTAGTAATCCCCGAGAAGTTCCAGCACATTTTGCGAGTACTCAACACCAACATCGATGGGCGGCGGAAAATTGCCTTCGCCATTACTGCAATTAAG GGTGTGGGGCGAAGATATGCTCATGTGGTGTTGAGGAAAGCAGACATCGACCTCACCAAGAGGGCAGGAGAGCTCACTGAGGATGAG GTGGAACGTGTGATCACCATTATGCAGAATCCACGCCAATACAAGATCCCAGACTGGTTCTTAAACAGACAGAAGGACGTGAAGGATGGAAAATACAGCCAG GTCCTGGCCAACGGTCTGGACAACAAGCTCCGTGAAGACCTGGAGCGACTGAAGAAGATTAGGGCCCACCGAGGGCTACGCCACTTCTGGGG ACTTCGTGTACGAGGCCAGCACACCAAGACCACAGGCCGCCGTGGCCGCACTGTGGGCGTgtccaagaagaaataa
- the TAPBP gene encoding tapasin, with translation MKPLSLLLAVALVSATAVLAGPAVIECWFVEDEGGGRLSKKPAALLLRQGPESPPPRPDLDPERYLKVHDPAGTLLAAFRRYPRDAPAPRCEMSHYVPLPASANWVSGLTPEQSCPRALDGTWLMVSMSSPVLSLSSLLRPQSEPQPEPALITMATAVLTVLTHTPTPRIRMGQDALLDLSFAYTLPTPKAATSLAPGPPPFGLEWRRQHLGKGHLMLAATPGLSGQMPVAREGAVAFAAWDDDEPLGPWTGNGTFWLPAVQPFQEGTYLATVHLPYLQGQTTLELAVQKPPKVALTPAPLIWAAPREAPPELVCLVSHFYPSEGLEVEWELWDGPEGRFQKAEGQRWLSALSHHSDGSVSLSAHLQPPPVTTGQHGARYACRVHHPSLPASGRSAKVTLQVAGLSGPSLEDGVGLFLSAFLLLGLINVLGWAAAYLATSKDSTEKKTQ, from the exons ATGAAGCCCCTGTCCCTGCTCCTCGCTGTGGCTCTGG TCTCGGCGACCGCCGTCTTGGCGGGACCCGCAGTGATAGAGTGCTGGTTCGTGGAGGATGAGGGCGGCGGCCGGTTGTCCAAGAAACCTGCTGCACTGCTGCTGCGCCAGGGCCCGGAGAGCCCACCTCCCCGGCCGGACCTCGACCCAGAGCGCTACCTCAAAGTGCATG ACCCCGCGGGCACCCTCCTGGCCGCCTTCAGGCGATACCCGCGGGACGCCCCCGCGCCACGGTGCGAAATGAGCCACTACGTCCCGCTCCCTGCCTCGGCGAACTGGGTCAGCGGCTTGACCCCGGAGCAGAGCTGCCCGCGGGCCCTGGATGGGACTTGGCTCATGGTCAGCATGTCCAGCCCGGTCCTCAGCCTCTCCAGCCTCCTTCGACCACAGTCCGAGCCTCAGCCGGAGCCTGCTCTCATCACCATGGCAACAG CTGTGCTGACTGTCCTCACTCACACCCCCACCCCTCGCATCCGAATGGGACAAGATGCCCTGCTGGACTTGAGCTTTGCCTACacgctccccacccccaaggctgCTACCTCTCTGGCCCCAGGTCCCCCTCCCTTTGGGCTGGAATGGCGACGCCAGCACCTGGGTAAGGGGCACCTGATGCTGGCTGCGACTCCTGGGCTGAGTGGGCAAATGCCAGTTGCCCGAGAGGGGGCGGTGGCATTTGCTGCTTGGGATGATGATGAGCCCTTGGGGCCATGGACTGGAAATGGGACCTTCTGGCTGCCTGCAGTGCAGCCCTTCCAGGAGGGCACCTATCTGGCTACTGTACACCTGCCATACCTGCAAGGGCAGACCACCCTGGAGCTTGCTGTACAGA AGCCCCCCAAGGTGGCCCTGACACCAGCACCTCTTATATGGGCTGCCCCCAGGGAGGCACCCCCGGAGCTGGTCTGCCTCGTGTCCCACTTCTACCCTTCTGAGGGCCTGGAGGTGGAGTGGGAGCTCTGGGATGGCCCAGAGGGTCGCTTTCAGAAGGCCGAGGGGCAGAGGTGGCTCTCGGCCCTGAGCCATCACTCAGATGGCTCTGTGAGCCTCTCTGCACACCTGCAGCCACCCCCGGTCACCACTGGGCAGCACGGGGCACGCTATGCCTGTCGTGTCCACCACCCCAGCCTGCCCGCCTCAGGGCGCAGCGCCAAGGTCACCCTGCAGGTAGCTG GTCTCTCTGGGCCCTCTCTGGAGGATGGCGTAGGCCTCTTCCTGTCTGCCTTTCTCCTCCTTGGGCTCATCAACgtgctgggctgggctg CTGCCTACCTGGCAACTTCCAAGGATTCAACGGAAAAG aaaacacaGTGA
- the PFDN6 gene encoding prefoldin subunit 6, with protein MAELIQKKLQGEVEKYQQLQKDLSKSMSGRQKLEAQLTENNIVKEELALLDGSNMVFKLLGPVLVKQELGEARATVGKRLDYITAEIKRYESQLRDLERQSEQQRETLAQLQQEFQRAQAAKAGAPGKV; from the exons ATGGCTGAGCTAATCCAGAAGAAGCTACAGGGAGAAGTGGAGAAATATCAACAGCTACAGAAGG ACTTAAGTAAATCCATGTCAGGGAGGCAGAAACTAGAGGCACAACTAACAGAAAATAATATCGTGAAAGAG GAATTGGCCCTGCTGGATGGATCCAATATGGTCTTTAAACTTCTGGGTCCCGTGCTCGTCAAACAGGAGCTGGGGGAAGCTCGGGCCACAGTGGGGAAAAGGCTGGACTACATCACGGCTGAGAT TAAGCGATACGAATCCCAGCTCCGGGACCTAGAGCGACAGTCAGAGCAACAGAGAGAGACTCTTGCTCAGCTGCAGCAGGAGTTCCAGCGGGCCCAGGCAGCAAAAGCGGGGGCTCCTGGGAAGGTCTGA
- the ZBTB22 gene encoding zinc finger and BTB domain-containing protein 22: MEPSPLSPSGAALPLPLSLAPPPLPLPAAAVVHVSFPEVTSALLESLNQQRLQGQLCDVSIRVQGREFRAHRAVLAASSPYFHDQVLLKGMTSISLPSVMDPGAFETVLASAYTGRLSMAAADIVNFLTVGSVLQMWHIVDKCTELLREGRASATTTTITTAAATSVTVPGAGVPSGSGGTVAPATVGSVRFHASSRASENQSPSSSNYFSPRESTDFSSSSQEAFAASAVGSGERRGGGPVFPAPVVGSGGATSGKLLLEADELCDDGGDGRGAVVPGAGLRRPTYAPPSIVPQKHWVYVKRGGNCPAPAPLVPQDPDLEEDEEEEDLVLTCEDDEDEELGGGSGVPAGGGPEATLSISDVRTLSEPPDKGEEQVNFCESSNDFGPYEGGGPGAGLDDSGGPTPSSYAPSHPSRPLLPLDMQGNQILVFPSSSSSSSSSQAPGQPPGNQAEHGAVTLGSTSAGALGMPGGTGGTPGGTGTGDGNKIFLCHCGKAFSHKSMRDRHVNMHLNLRPFDCPVCNKKFKMKHHLTEHMKTHTGLKPYECGVCAKKFMWRDSFMRHRGHCERRHRLGGGGGAGPGPGGTTGLALQPKRESPGGGGSGDEASGATPPSSRRVWSPPSVHKVEMGFSGGGGAN; encoded by the coding sequence ATGGAGCCATCTCCTCTGTCTCCCAGTGGGGCAGCACTCCCCCTGCCTCTATCGCTGgccccaccaccactgcccctgCCTGCAGCGGCAGTGGTGCACGTGTCCTTCCCCGAGGTGACCAGTGCCCTTTTGGAGTCTCTCAATCAGCAGCGGCTGCAGGGCCAGCTCTGTGATGTGTCCATCCGAGTGCAGGGACGGGAGTTCAGGGCTCATCGTGCTGTCCTGGCTGCCTCTTCCCCTTACTTCCACGACCAGGTCCTACTCAAGGGCATGACCTCCATCTCGCTGCCCAGCGTCATGGACCCAGGCGCCTTCGAGACTGTCTTGGCTTCAGCTTATACTGGCCGCCTCAGCATGGCCGCTGCTGACATTGTCAACTTCCTCACAGTGGGGTCTGTGCTCCAAATGTGGCACATCGTGGATAAGTGCACTGAACTCCTCCGAGAGGGCCGGGCCtcagccaccaccaccaccatcaccactgctGCAGCCACATCGGTCACTGTCCCTGGTGCTGGGGTTCCCTCAGGGAGTGGGGGCACCGTGGCCCCTGCCACTGTGGGCTCCGTACGCTTCCATGCCTCCAGCCGGGCCAGTGAGAATCAGTCCCCCAGCAGCAGCAACTATTTCAGCCCTCGGGAGTCCACTGATTTCTCATCTTCCTCCCAGGAGGCTTTTGCAGCTTCTGCAGTGGGCAGTGGGGAGCGTCGAGGAGGTGGCCCTGTATTCCCCGCCCCTGTGGTTGGCAGTGGGGGGGCTACCTCTGGGAAGCTGCTGCTGGAGGCAGATGAGCTGTGTGATGAcggtggggatgggaggggtgCAGTGGTCCCTGGGGCTGGGCTCCGCCGGCCCACCTATGCACCCCCCAGCATTGTGCCGCAGAAACACTGGGTATATGTGAAACGGGGTGGAAACTGCCCAGCACCAGCGCCCCTGGTTCCCCAAGACCCAGACCTggaagaggatgaggaggaggaagacttGGTGTTGACCTGTGAGGATGATGAAGATGAAGAGCTGGGGGGTGGCTCCGGGGTGCCAGCAGGGGGAGGACCTGAGGCTACCCTTAGCATAAGTGACGTCCGGACCCTGTCTGAGCCTCCAGACAAGGGAGAGGAGCAGGTCAATTTCTGTGAGTCCTCCAATGACTTTGGCCCCTATGAAGGTGGGGGTCCTGGGGCAGGGCTTGACGACTCAGGGGGACCAACCCCTTCCTCCtatgctccctcccacccttcgaGGCCCCTGCTTCCACTGGACATGCAGGGCAACCAGATCCTAGTCTTCCCAtcctcttcatcctcctcctcctcctcacaggCTCCAGGCCAGCCACCAGGGAACCAAGCTGAACATGGGGCAGTGACCCTGGGGAGCACATCGGCAGGGGCCCTGGGCATGCCGGGTGGCACCGGTGGCACTCCTGGAGGGACAGGCACTGGGGATGGAAATAAGATCTTTCTGTGCCACTGCGGAAAGGCCTTCTCCCACAAGAGCATGCGAGATCGCCATGTGAACATGCACCTCAACCTGCGGCCCTTTGATTGCCCCGTGTGCAACAAAAAGTTCAAGATGAAGCATCACCTGACAGAGCACATGAAGACACACACAGGCCTCAAGCCCTACGAGTGCGGCGTCTGCGCCAAGAAGTTCATGTGGCGAGACAGTTTCATGCGCCACCGGGGACATTGTGAGCGCCGGCACCGCCtaggcggcgggggcggggccggaccCGGACCCGGGGGGACTACCGGGCTAGCCTTGCAGCCCAAGAGAGAGTCCCCCGGCGGCGGGGGCAGCGGCGACGAGGCGAGTGGGGCTACGCCCCCGTCCAGTCGACGGGTCTGGTCCCCGCCCAGCGTCCACAAGGTGGAGATGGGCTTCAGTGGGGGCGGAGGAGCAAACTGA